The proteins below come from a single Mytilus edulis chromosome 5, xbMytEdul2.2, whole genome shotgun sequence genomic window:
- the LOC139522273 gene encoding uncharacterized protein, with the protein MILLQLIVYLSCAHGITAVAKMKAQSKESIAVTFEGQKSGTTVRFNCSLQRAPPSKTVQFLVNSITANNIRLYQGECYLTHKGSPCSLFECQCSKDGKRYFWTYEEAKETFTATCKARIKKGCNINATIQFTDTNLAPHKTITTTCETTGNTDGTDSTSGTMCCTKSSSLLLLLCLVIQLQQKIGRELLNHL; encoded by the exons ATGATCCTATTACAGTTAATCGTGTATTTGTCATGTGCTCATGGGATAACAGCAGTTGCAAAAATGAAAGCGCAAAGCAAAGAAT CAATTGCTGTAACCTTTGAAGGGCAAAAAAGTGGAACAACAGTTAGATTCAACTGCAGCTTGCAAAGAGCTCCACCATCTAAAACAGTTCAGTTTTTAGTTAATTCCATAACAGCAAATAATATTCGTCTTTACCAAGGAGAGTGCTACTTAACTCATAAAGGCAGCCCTTGTAGTTTATTTGAATGTCAATGTTCAAAAGACGGGAAGCGTTATTTTTGGACATATGAAGAAGCTAAAGAAACATTTACTGCCACATGTAAGGCCAGAATCAAGAAAGGGTGCAATATAAATGCTACTATTCAGTTTACAGATACAA ATTTAGCACCTCATAAAACTATAACAACTACGTGTGAGACTACAGGTAATACAGATGGCACAGATAGTACAAGTGGTACAATGTGCTGCACCAAAA GTTCATCCTTACTTCTATTGCTTTGTCTTGTAATACAGTTGCAACAAAAAATTGGTAGAGAACTGTTAAACCATTTGTGa